The genome window acaattatttttagcttaaatgataagaattgatatttttattatttatgacatACAGATAAGAAAaggataaattaaaagaaaaaagatcgaGAAAATATCAAACAGAAAgatttttaacatgttatcacttatctttATTATCTTAATCTTGTAATtctgttatcttttatttttcttatcttatttttttttatttttatcatcttttaatttaaatattttatttttatctttaaatctttatcttatctaatatatattttttttatctatttgaaaagtttaaagtgaaaaaaaagaaaatcaaacctaatataatataattgggTCAGAGTCACACAAATCAAACTTAACGCGGGCTGCGGGATCCGCGGATCCTGCGGACCAAACCCGCATAGTTCGCGGGTTGAACAGGACGGACCCTaaaatatgacataaccatggacctttaaaaaaattagcccATAACCCACGCGGACCACTTGGCCCGTTTACTCATCCCTTAAAAATATACTTTCCTTTTCAAATTGTAATTCTCTCCTTCTCTTAATTTCTGGAGGTACTGGCCTCGGAGCCAGCTCTTGAGTTCAGCACCTATCAGATTGACTGTTGTACTCTTACACTTAGTTGTTACCACCTTGTCATTTAGGGATAGGGTTACGTTCCTTCCTCCAATGTATTCagcaatgatgatgatgatgatgcgaAGAAGCTCTTGTGTTCATGGATTCCCTCTTCTTCGATACTTTGCTTCGTCTTCTAATTCCAAACCCTTTCTTCTTCACCCATCGCATTCTTCTTCAACTTTCTCCTTCGTTAGTGACAGTGATACAAGCAGAGCTCAATTCCTTGATTCCATGAGAAATGCGAAATCTGTAGACGTTGCTTTGGATTTCTACCACAAAATGGTCACAATGAAGCCTTTCCCATGTGTCAAGGACTTCAACTTGTTGTTTAGCATCGTTGCGAAGATGAAACACTACACAACTGCAATTTCGCTAATCAAACACATGTCTTATATTGGTGTCAAACCGACTGTCCACACTCTCAATATCGTCATTAATTGTCTCTGCCGTTTGAGCCACGCCGTGTTTGGCTTCTCTGTTTTGGGGCTTATGTTCAAAATTGGTGTGGAACCTAGCATCGTGACTTTTAACACCATTGTTAATGGGCTTTGCGTAGAAGGAAATGTTGCTCAAGCAATTAGGTTTGTTGACCATTTGAAAGATATGGGCTATGAATCTGACAGCTATACCTGTGGAGCAATAACTAATGGATTGTGTAAAGTTGGTCATTCATCCGCTGCACTCTCGTATCTCAAGaagatggaagaaaaaaattgcaatttggATGTTACAGCTTACAGCGGAGTTGTGGATGGTCTTTGCAAGGATGGGATGGTATTTGAGGCCTTGAATTTGTTCTCACAAATGACAGGCAAAGGTATTCAACCTGATCTTTTCACCTATAATTGCTTAATTCATGGCCTTTGTAACTTTGATAGATGGAAAGAGGCTGCACCTCTATTGGCTAACATGATGAGAAAGGGAATCATGCCAGATGTGCAAACTTTTAATGTTATTGCTGGCAGATTTTTCAAAACAGGGATGATTTCTAGGGCTAAAAGCATATTCAGTTTCATGGTGCATATGGGGATTGAACATGATGTTGTCACCTATACATCAATAATTGGTGCTCATTGTATGCTAAATCAAATGAAGGATGCCATGGAAGTATTTGATTTGATGATTAGCAAGGGCTGCTTACCGAACATTGTAACTTATACTTCATTAATCCATGGATGGTGTGAAACTAAAAACATGAATAAGGCCATGTATTTCTTGGGTGAAATGGTAAATAATGGACTAGATCCAAATGTTGTCACATGGAGCACTCTTATTGGGGGGGTTTGCAAAGCAGGGAAACCAGTAGCTGCAAAAGAATTGTTTTTAGTAATGCACAAGCACGGGCAACTTCCCAATCTCCAAACTTGTGCTATTATATTGGATGGCCTATTTAAGTGTAATTTTCATTCTGAGGCAATGTCATTGTTTAGGGAGTTGGAGAAGATGAATTGGGatcttaatattataatttacaatattattttggATGGAATGTGTAGTTCTGGAAAACTGAATGATGCACTGGAACTCTTTTCTTATCTGTCAAGTAAAGGCgtcaaaattgatgttgttactTATAACATAATGATTAAAGGTCTATGTAAAGAAGGACTGTTGGATGATGCCGAAGACTTATTGATGAAAATGGAAGAGAATGGTTGTCCCCCAAATGAGTGCACTTATAATGTCTTTGTCCAAGGATTGCTGCGAAGATATCAAATTTCAAAGTCAACAAAATACCTTATgtttatgaaagataaaggattTCAGGCAGATGCTACCACCACCAAATTTCTTATCAACTACTTCTCTGCTAACAAAGAAAACAGGGCATTGGAAGTGTTTTTGCAGAAATTTGTTTGAGTATTTAATATTGGTATATTAAAATACCAACATTTTCTTGAGGGCCAACTTATTAGCAGAGTCAGGTTCTGTACTTCAGGTTTGGATGATTTTTTTCtgctatttctatttttaatattccCACAATTTGTCCGCTGTGGgcatatttttagtaaaatttatacgttaccaaaaaaaatttcaggcacatttaaaaaatcttttctAAAAACTGATGAAGTTAATTTAACCATGCtatgtataattttattgtatttttagtgTGTGTGCATGTGCATCAATATTACTGGGATTAAATCGTGATATCAAGATTATCAAATTGAGATTCAATCGTCAATTGCCAAGTTTAGAAGTGCTCCTTCAATTccctttcatttttcaatttctgtCACAGGAGTTGGTTAaagaaatgtaaaagaaaataaaaagaaaagatatagtGTGATTTGTATTGAAGATACAAAACTGTATCTAttcatttatatattgttaGATTCAAAGTCATTTTAATTCTTCTTATCATCTTATGATATGAATTGTTAGCCAGTCaatttacatttttgtgtgaTTTGAATCGTGAAGTGTAAGATTCTAATTACTCTTTTTTCAGGAAGCACTAAGGACAAGATGGTTGAAGGATGATACAACTTGTAAGAttctaattactattttttcagGAAGCACTAAGGACAAAATGGTTGAAGGATGATACAACTTGCATTGCAGTTGATACAATTCCACCTGATTCATCACCACTCCCCTAAAAGCAAAACAATTTGTGTGCTCTTTTGTTTGGGAAGAGGTCTCATGACTCTGCTGGTAAGTTGTCAAAAAGCTTTCAGCTATAAATATAGTAGAGGAACTATTTGAAGAAGGATCAACAATGCTTTCTTAATGCTattcttattatcttttattgagaaaccttttttcttttctttttacaaattataaaattctcaTGACTATGTCCTGCATATTGTTTTCCTTATATGAACCTCATTTTCTGTCAACTGGATTTCTGTCATTAAATGTTGTGGTGAAGTTAATatacagtttttttttgttctggGGGCAGTTTGTGCGTTAGGATGGTCATTCAATTATATATTCTGTGATCATAGGTGCTAATTCATTTGTAATTGTATACGATAAGAGGAGTTTAGTTTAGGTATTATTTAACTGGTGAAATAATTCAATTTGAAGATTAAACCTAGGATTTGTGTGGACTGTGGAGGCTTATTTCAGAATAATGGTGGAGTAGGAGAGACTTGTTCCTAATTTCTCATAATCAAATTCTTCTATCAAAATGGTAACTAACTAACAATGTTTGGATAAAACATTTTATGCGATAaccttttcattttaaaagtttttcatATAATGAGCTTTTATAGCTTTTGTTTAGGTCTGACTTTGATTCTCATCTTATTGACTGTGTAATTTGTCCATGTGATTTTCATTTATAATCAGCCACTGACATTAGTGAAACTCAGTGCGTCCCCTAGTGATTTTTTAATTCCCAGGATGTCCAGGATAATGTGATATATCTTATGTaagaacaataataattattttcatttaagtattaaaaaagcTAGTTGAGTTATTGATGCTACATGCTTATTTATTATCGGAGGACCTTCCGGTGCTGGAATTTGAAAAGCATTATGATTTACTGGATCATTATCTGTACTGGTTCATTGTTGACATCTTAGATTTTTTCTATGGTATTTTGCCCAGAGGGTaagttgaaatttaaatgactaAATATTCTAagggaaaatataaaattatccaTTTCCATTTTGAGGAAATGAACTCTTAGGTAAGCTTTATTTGCTGTCTTACAACATGTCACAGTCTTGTTGTTTTACAATGCAACAGCACTTAAAGCAGATATTATGTTGATTTTTAACTGAGACAACATCTTTCTAGGAACCTGAATGTTTGCCACGGCACTTTTTGAAAGATATAGGGATGTGATTGTAGAAACACTTATATGATCCAATTTAAAATGCTAGGCTTTATATCATATGCCTTGGCAAGACAACTTTGATGTGGAACCTTAATTGTATATTTGGGCTTGTATGAAAATGTCATATTTgtgtgattttgtttatacGGTTTTCTTATTGAATGTGTTTACTCAACTTGAAGCTAATTTTGTATTCATGTGCTCTATTTAacaagtatatttttaaaacattcctTGTTCGTGAATGTTCAATACTTGACATGTCTTGCAGATTAGGCAACAATGACAACTCGGGTCCAATCAGCACTGGATTTTTGTATGTGCCAGGTTGGCCTTGCCTCAAGCTAGGGCATCTCTGTCCACACAGGTTTCATTTTCTTGACCTTCTGGAAGCCATGGCAAGGTCTTTTTCTATATGCTGATTGTCGCAACAAGAATGATGCTATTGAAGGAAAACTCCCTTGTGGAGTTAAAGTAGAGGCCAATTCTTTATGCCCTCATTCCTTTGCCCTTTTAATGCAATTTTTTATAGGAGACGTGATTGTTTCAATGTCAGTGACGGTCAAGTTGCAGCAGATGTATATGTGATATCCGGGAATTCAGTAAAATGGGCATTGTCTAACTAACAAATGCAAGCAGAGAGCCTATTCTATTGTCTTGTAGTTGTGTTGCCTGAAAATGGAAGTTTTCAATGTCAGTGAAGTATGCAGCACTGTGGAGAGCATACTACATTTACCCAATATTCCTGTAAATAATTTCCCATCACCTTTTCAATCCCGTGTTAAAAACATCAAACTTTAAATTTGCTGAAAAATTTAAGACATGCTTACTTTTCTTCATGTTACTTGCGCCCTCTGTCTTCTGTGCTCTTCTCTActctttctttctccctttctttcattcgttttctctttacttgagaAGGGCTTGTTTTGTGTTTCCCTTTGGAATTACTGGAAGAACAATGAAATATGCACTGGCATTGCATGTTTTGCACCTTTTTGCTGTACAAGGTCTCtgtttttccttttataattattgttgcTAATACAAGCGCTGCAACTAttcttaaaacataaaaaaatacaaaaatttctcTAAGAGcatatttgatttgtttttgttggtTTGTTGCCTGTTTCTCCATAAATTTTCAGTGTTTACCTCCGAGCCAAATCTTTCAACCATTGTTGTAGCACCAAGTAATAATGCCAACTTATTGAATAAGTACACCAATGGATAAATAAAGATGCTTCCCAGTTTAAACCTCTTTCGGTTATAAGCTGTAAATtcctttaaaattttagaaatcaTAACTGCTCTGCACACCAGTAATGTATTTGTCTGCCTGATTAACTATAACTATTGAATTAGTAATTGAccattttttcccctttttaaaTGCAGAATAAGTAATCGGAAACAGAACATGTTAAACActttaaggggaaaaaaaagaagcatgctAAACAACTTAGTATTCGTTTCACTGAAGTGATCTTATTTAAGGTTctgccactttttttttttctctctcagcAGGCTCTCCCACTTACATAAACCCAATTAGAAGTGCAACGAAAGTCTTCTATAGTACCATCGATATTCTTGTGAAGTACTCCGCATGATTGAAatataagtaataaataaataaaattagtaaaCTTAATATAAttccaaatttaaatgtgattaataaaattaaattatattaactaactttcttaattaatacaaaagttatttaattttacttatatttcagagagaatataaactatttttttatgaaaaatgtttgTAACATAGCTTTTTTAATACATTCTTTGTAATTtgctgaaatttattaaaaattataaaattttatgggTTTTACATGTTTCAtctataattttatagtttttaataaatttcaatcaataataaaaagtagGTTCAAAATAGTGTATACCATTTTAAAGCTTCAATAAAGcaaaaattattacatggtCCCAAACGTGTCTAAGCATGCCAATAAAGCCTGTTACCACAATGGGTTGTTTCAAAAGTCAAGCACTACTACtaggagtgttgctaggtgcacccagaaTTTTTgcaggtgcacccagcaaaattCATAAATGGCAAAAATGCCCCTGGCctattttttacttataaaagctgtttttttttttttttttttttttttgcagaaaagCACAAAGCCTCCATTTTTGTCTgcttttttttctctgtttttgtggTTTTCGTTCGGCATTGTCTCGGGTTTGTCGGTTCGCTGTGAAAGGTTAGGTGCGGTGAAGGTGAAGGTGCGTAGCGGTGGTCGGCGGTGGCAAACGAGATACGCAGAGGGTGTGGTGTTTGTCGCGGACGTACGGTTCgtttatggatcaagttgatccgtaagtctattacggatcaacttgatccagaagtttgttacggatcaacttgatccgtaagttatttttggtatttgctgttttttaatttattttcctttttttcctgttaaattactaattttttgtcattttttgtttgatttggttaGATGGACGAAGATGAGTGGATGTATGAAATAATGTCTAAACGAGCGgatatggattatgaaaatgcagaagaagcatgTGGTGCGAATGAACCgcatgttgattgttcggatGCGTTCAACACTTCTCAGATTATAATGTTAATGTTTGTCAcagatttaataaaatgaatattggTAGAAAGCTTAAATTATGTGGATTTCTTTGTAGGTGTTTGAGtgtcgagatgatgttttgcggTGGGCTCGATCCATGGCTCATGAAAACGGATTTGTGGCGGTGATTTTAAGGTCAGACACAAACACaggtagtagaggaaggactacgtttgtgttaattggctgtgaaaggagtgacgagtataggtgtaggaaaaaaaaattatcagaagAGACATTGGGACTagaaaatgtgggtgtcccttcaagcttcgttGCAAGCCAGTAGTTGGAGGAGAAGGCTGGGtggtgaagttgatttgtggagtgcataatcatgaattggccaagtcattagttggacatccatatgcggggcgattgactaaagctgaaaaaacacttattgctgatatgacgaagtccatggtgaagccaagaaaCATTATGCTAActctgaaggaacacaatgccaatAGTTGTATGACCATTAAACAGATATATAATGCAAGATGTGCATtccgttcttccataagaggaagcGATCTTAAAATGCAACATCTGATAAAGCTTTTTGAACGTGATTggtatattcattggcatagaataaaggatgaagacgtggttcgtgatatcttttggtgtcaccctgatTCAATTAAGTTAGTCAACgcatgtaatttggtgtttttgataaacaacacctacaaaacaaatcggtacagactcccactgctcgattttgttggggtgacaccgactgggatgacattctctgccggTTTTGCATATGTGGAGGGTGAACGCGTTAATAATTTGGTATGGGATTTACAATGCTTCCGAGGCCTTTTTTTAAAGCGTGATGCCCTCCCTGGTGTTATTGTCACTGATAGAGACCaaacattgatgaatgcagtgaaggaTGTATTCCCTGAATgcacaaatttgttgtgcagctttcacataaacaagaatgtgaaggccaaaTGTAAATCACTAATTGCGCAAAAAAAAGCTtgggattatgtcatggatTGTTGGGGATCTCTGACTGATTGTCCTTCAGAACAGCAGTTTGATGAATGCCTGAAGGAGTTCGAAATGGCTTGCGcaccttggccaatgtttgttgactatgtcaaggaaacatggataataccacacaaggaaaaatttgtttccgCCTGAactaataaggtgatgcacttaagaaacacaacaacaaacaggtatgaaaCCGTTCAACTATTTCTATTAACAATGACGAATTTATGTAATTGtattattgtatatgtttatttttatttgtgtatttgaaatatAGGGTTGAATTTGCTCACTCGTCTTTAAAAAGACTGTTACAAAATAGCATTGGAGACTTATGCAATgtgtgggatgccatgaacaacatgattacGTTGCAGCACACAGAGATTAAagcatcatttgaaacaagtacacatgtcgtTGGACATGTGTTCCAAAAAACCTAATACAGGAGGCTgcttggaatggtttcaaggtatgcttgaaaTCAGATTGCTGCTAAATTAGAGCGTGTTGACTATGCTGGCAAGAATCCCTCAAGTTGTGGTTGCATGGTGAGAATCACgcttggtcttccttgtgcttgtgagctatccaaatatgttggtggttgcatcccactggattcaatccatatgttctggaggagactcagtttttcagaccaagggttatctaAGCCCGAGGTGATCATCAAGGACGTAATGGAAACAATATCCAAAAAATTCaaagaacttgatgtttgtggcaagtTTACTCTAAGGACTAAACTTTgggaaattgcataccctgatcagaATTCGATGTGTTCTCCTTCAGCAAAAGTTAACACAAAGGGGGCACCGAAGAAAACCACGAGCAGGAACCCAAGGTCAACCAAGCGCGATCCATCTTACTAGGAGTATGTAGATGCCTTTGAATCTATGCAAAATAGCAGTTCGTCGGTGAGGCGTACTGCATCATCCTCTGAGCAACCgaatcgaagaacgatgatgcCCATGTTGGACCAGTTTCAGCCATTTATGCACAACTTCATTGATAagattgttgatgtcaaagctGATGGTAACTGTGGAAATCGGTCGGTTGccggtttattaggtatgggtgaagactCTTAGTCGGTGGTCCGCAACCatctgcttaaagaacttgtcAATTTCTCAGCAGACTATATCAAGCTCTTtggtggcacagagagatttgaggaattaaggatgtcactacttcttgatgggttaaccaaggtatataatttatgtatttgatttttaagactttactttgaaattaagtttgacgtgtatatttgtttcattcaggTGACAACAGATAAGTAGATGGATATAATGGACATGGgacatgtcattgcatcaaggtacaACGTAATCGTTGTATCCTTGTCTAAACAACaaaacatgacattttttcctcttagaagtcaaccgctGGCAAATTCTTCATTGCATCATATAATTTGTATCAGTCATGTGTATGGcaatcattttgttgaggtacattgtagatatgaagtgttttttttatatttatgcaatGAGTTTTATAGGATTGAGTTAACATATTTTTTGCAtatacaacaggtttatttaaaagaacgtTGTCCCTTACCTCCTGtagcattgttatggtctaCCAATTGTCATCCGCAGGCGAAGTCGTGGTCAAATCCATATATTAGCAGAATGCAACATTACAAGAGCTTCGTGATGTTCAAGAGAgactatgttgacataaatgatgattggacatgtaatttataatgactgatcattttgaacatgtaatttatttgttacgttcacaacaaaattattacttaattctaaaaaagcATGTATGATATATCGTTGTCTGAGTTGACTACACATTGTGAAAAATCGTGTATGAGAAATTGTTGTCTGCATTAACATAAAGCGCGTGAAAGGACCCTTCACAGCATGACTACACATGCAGATCTGATGCAAGCTAAAGCATGTCACGTGATTGGTGTAGTTGACAACACATACAGAAAGCATGTGCATgcgtatttttaatctttaaaaaatgcagCACTGATATTAAAagtcatctatatatatgacacAGCCTAACACTGTAAGAAAGCACAAGTTTCAGTCTCAACCCAAGTCTTACAAAAAACTATGGCACTCTTGGGAGAGACAAGCAGTCGGATAGTTGTGAACTCcacattaggttttatttttccaaatggatccattGTTCACAATGACAATGGTGTTTCCTTTCAAGCTTCCACTCCAGTTcccattcgagtacctaacgggtgtgattttcaaacgttaaaaactagaatacacaatacccttaagCTAACCGACAagtaatttttggatgaaatttactaccggcAGCCTTTCACGTATGCAGGTAatcaattttggtttcaatgtaTGTAACTGAAAGATGATGCTaatgttaacacaatgttaatgcgtaatcatgaattttcgtttgttggtccgattgagttattatgtagcATTGCTAGAACCCCAGATGGTATTTTAAACTTACTTCAAGCtactatgacccctactcatgatgccctactatattacaatgggaggtggaacatgtcacg of Glycine soja cultivar W05 chromosome 1, ASM419377v2, whole genome shotgun sequence contains these proteins:
- the LOC114412118 gene encoding putative pentatricopeptide repeat-containing protein At1g12700, mitochondrial, with the translated sequence MYSAMMMMMMRRSSCVHGFPLLRYFASSSNSKPFLLHPSHSSSTFSFVSDSDTSRAQFLDSMRNAKSVDVALDFYHKMVTMKPFPCVKDFNLLFSIVAKMKHYTTAISLIKHMSYIGVKPTVHTLNIVINCLCRLSHAVFGFSVLGLMFKIGVEPSIVTFNTIVNGLCVEGNVAQAIRFVDHLKDMGYESDSYTCGAITNGLCKVGHSSAALSYLKKMEEKNCNLDVTAYSGVVDGLCKDGMVFEALNLFSQMTGKGIQPDLFTYNCLIHGLCNFDRWKEAAPLLANMMRKGIMPDVQTFNVIAGRFFKTGMISRAKSIFSFMVHMGIEHDVVTYTSIIGAHCMLNQMKDAMEVFDLMISKGCLPNIVTYTSLIHGWCETKNMNKAMYFLGEMVNNGLDPNVVTWSTLIGGVCKAGKPVAAKELFLVMHKHGQLPNLQTCAIILDGLFKCNFHSEAMSLFRELEKMNWDLNIIIYNIILDGMCSSGKLNDALELFSYLSSKGVKIDVVTYNIMIKGLCKEGLLDDAEDLLMKMEENGCPPNECTYNVFVQGLLRRYQISKSTKYLMFMKDKGFQADATTTKFLINYFSANKENRALEVFLQKFV